In Macrobrachium nipponense isolate FS-2020 chromosome 15, ASM1510439v2, whole genome shotgun sequence, a single genomic region encodes these proteins:
- the LOC135226648 gene encoding KICSTOR complex protein SZT2-like, with translation MVIPKFLNHEKAKLSYMSLHFVNVYVPYRITGIHEKLNEGVGMTLSPATELRETGLRPVLTRAASNIPCCVTTHKPIEKILIWYEKVPSNLLSCIVQESSSSASTRYVHSNLGATKSATNNMSLLSRYLHHRRWIWSVQAPSAPAVSLNAVARILNTLARIRLQEGFNFAYSCNGIITMVREFDMKLELRESDDNGLLESNVEGSLETFPCVAQYVIFPPHVTNSARESTVDED, from the exons ATGGTCATCCCTAAATTCCTGAATCATGAGAAAGCTAAGCTCTCATACATGAGCCTACATTTTGTTAATGTTTACGTCCCATACAGAATAACTGGTATTCAT GAAAAACTCAATGAAGGTGTTGGAATGACACTCTCCCCTGCCACAGAACTCAGGGAAACAGGGCTTCGACCTGTGCTGACTCGTGCAGCCTCCAATATTCCATGTTGTGTCACCACGCATAAACCTATTGAAAAAATTCTGATATG GTATGAGAAGGTTCCAAGTAATCTGTTGAGTTGTATTGTGCAAGAAAGCTCTAGCAGTGCATCTACTAGATATGTTCACTCTAACCTGGGAGCCACCAAGTCGGCAACCAACAACATGTCCCTGCTGTCTCGTTACTTACACCACAGAAGATGGATTTGGTCTGTTCAAGCTCCCAGTGCTCCAGCTGTCTCCCTCAATGCTGTTGCCAGAATTCTGAATACTTTAGCGAG aATACGTCTTCAAGAAGGATTCAACTTTGCATATTCCTGCAATGGAATCATCACAATGGTGCGGGAATTTGATATGAAG CTTGAACTTCGAGAGAGCGATGACAACGGACTGTTAGAATCTAATGTCGAAGGCAGTCTGGAAACATTTCCATGTGTTGCTCAGTATGTTATTTTTCCACCCCATGTGACCAACTCAGCTAGAGAAAG CACTGTGGATGAGGACTGA